CGCAGAGAAAATCCACCCTTCCATCCTTATAATTTTACACATTTCCTAGAAAGCCAAAACCCCACTATTTTCGCAGGAACCAAGAAAAAGGCAAAAGACAAGAGGCATCATCCCCTTCCCCTTCACCGCACGAGCTGCTGCTGATGATGACGACCATGGTACCCCTCTCGAGAGAAGAGACTGACTGTCGGATACAGCTCCTCAAGCTCGTCAAAGAACCCATAGTATTCGTCTTCTTCAAGCTCTGATCTTGCTGGTCCTAGCGTCGTTGCAGTCAGGCTGTCCGTGGAAGAAGGAACACGAACGTGCCCTGATTCTTCTTCCAGCAAGACCAGACCTGAGCTAACGTTATTACCTGTCGTGTCCAGTTGGCACAGTGTGAAGAGctctcctcctccctcctGCAGGTACTGCGAGTAGTGGAACTCCTCTGCTTCCATGGCGGGTCTGTATGTGCCCTGCTGAGCTTCTTGATCTTGTGACGATGATTCCTCCGGTTCTCGTCCGCTGGGGGACTTCTGTAGCTGCTGCCCTGCCTGTTTCGGTTTCCGGGGGTTGCAGCCGAGTCTCTCCGGGTGGTTGTGGGAGGTCGTGTAAGTGACGACGAGGACCGAGGCGTCAGATTTGCACCTCTCCACCTGTTTCTTGGCTGAGCAGCCCTTCGCGGTGCTGCACCTGTAGTAGCCCCTGCTCAAGAACTCGGCCGGTCAGCGATGTAACCGGGATCCCGAAAACATAAAACCGAAACTTGAAATATAAAAGAGACTTGGATGAGAAGTTATCAGAAATTCGAAAATTTAGGACGAATGACTTGTCATGAAACATCAACCTAGGAGGAAGCTACTAATTATAGTTAATGTACTGAAAAATGATGTCCCTGGTAAATgggcatctttttttttttcaataataaagGAGATCCATAGACCTGATCTGATACGGTAAATGGGTAAATGGGCATCCTTCAAAATCAAGAATTGTCTTaccaaaataagaaaagaaacaaagaaataaataagacATGAAATGGTTATCTCAAGATTGAAGACACATGGAAGGAAAAGGCAGAGATACTTCTGCAGAAAGTTGGGATGGGAAATGTTTCGACTAACCTTGGGTAAGGGGAGCCTTTGATGGGCTTCTGGCCGTACTTCCTCCAAGACCAGGAATCAGAAGGTGGGCCCTCATTCTTCTCCCTATTCCCAATCCTCACTCTCACCACTGTCTTCTCCACAACCTTCCTGCCATGCATATATCATCAAGAGAGTACAACAATCAAAATCCCGTCACAGATCCATCGCGTCGGGACAGCGTCCCGCAGCCTCGCCTCGACCCATGTATCGAGTGAGGAGTTAATGCATGGAAGAGGGGATAAAAATTTATGGGCAATTCACCTCTTCTTAGCAGGGGGTGTTTGTGGTTTGAGTTCATCTGCAGCTGCAGCATCCTCGTTCATTGTAGTAGACAAGGAAGCTTCCATGATTACTATGTACTtaccctcctcctcctcctcctcctccttcttcaaGTAGGGAAGCTGGGAGGTTATTATAAAGAGGAG
Above is a window of Punica granatum isolate Tunisia-2019 chromosome 7, ASM765513v2, whole genome shotgun sequence DNA encoding:
- the LOC116214322 gene encoding probable WRKY transcription factor 69, with amino-acid sequence MEASLSTTMNEDAAAADELKPQTPPAKKRKVVEKTVVRVRIGNREKNEGPPSDSWSWRKYGQKPIKGSPYPRGYYRCSTAKGCSAKKQVERCKSDASVLVVTYTTSHNHPERLGCNPRKPKQAGQQLQKSPSGREPEESSSQDQEAQQGTYRPAMEAEEFHYSQYLQEGGGELFTLCQLDTTGNNVSSGLVLLEEESGHVRVPSSTDSLTATTLGPARSELEEDEYYGFFDELEELYPTVSLFSREGYHGRHHQQQLVR